The genomic DNA GTAACTATAATCCAACATAGTAAAGGCTTTAGTAGAGTTTTGGGGTCACAGAGCAAACCCAGTCTGCTCACTGTGATGGAGAAACACagtcctctctttcttctttgtcagAGCTATCTGTTCCAGCTGCTCCAGGGCCTAGCTTTCTGCCATTCTCATCGGGTCCTCCACCGAGACCTTAAGCCTCAGAATCTGCTTATTAACACAGAGGGGGCTATCAAGCTAGCAGACTTTGGACTAGCCAGAGCTTTTGGAGTCCCTGTTCGTACTTACACCCATGAGGTGAGTCCCTTTATGCCTTTCTTCTCTGAGCTTCCCAAGAGGTGTTAACTAGGGTATTCacaaatttactaaaaatatctGGCTAACAGTTTCTTACTAGGTAGAAATAATCTCTTGACATCTTCAAGAGTCTTAGGGCATGCATGGAATTCATACTGTGTTGCTaactgggctcatgcctgtaataccagtactttgggaggctgaagtgggaggatcacttgagcccaggagttcgagaccatcatgggcaacatagcgagaccccatctctacaaatctacaaaaagaaaaaatttcgaAATCAAATTATGACCATTTGTCTCAAGTTTTTCCAGGAAGATCTCAAATTGGGGGTTCAGATAATATGGTCTCCAGAACTATGGACTGGAAATCAGtgagaggggaaagagggagggaaggaaactgCTTGTTAAGAGGCCATGAGTTAGCAGAGTAGTGTTGGGGAACTGAGATGTGGGAATCTCCATACCCTATAAACCACTCCACCTCTCCCTATTCCTGTCCCTCAGGTGGTGACCCTGTGGTACCGAGCTCCTGAAATCCTCCTGGGCTGCAAATACTACTCCACAGCCGTGGACATCTGGAGCCTGGGCTGCATCTTTGCTGAGATGGTATGGAGGCTTGCCCAAGTTcacccagccccctcctccccacaTTCAAGAACAACAGAACTGTTTCTTGGCCCAGACCTATGGCCCTTCTATCACAGGGGTCTGTCTCTAAAGTAGCACCAAGGGGAATGGTGGGAAAGGATGCAACTGTTGCCCCAATATCAACCACAATGTTAGGATATCCTCAAACAGCCTTAGTACCTAGTATACTTCTCTTATCCCTGAAATGACATAAAGCATTTCTGCAGCCATTTTAGCTGAGTCTGCGTATATTTGGGAGAATGATTCCATTTAGTGCCTCTTTTATTTCAGGCCTTCATTTCAAGGCTTGTAGACCTTATTGTGTGGTGCCAGCAATGTAGTAAAGACAATTGTGGTCACTTTATCCACACCCTTCATTTAAACTGCAGATttaggcagagtgcagtggctcacacctgtagtcccagcactgtgggaagctgaggtataggtggatcacctgaggtcaggagttcgagaccagcctggccaaaatggtgaaaccccatctgtactaaaaatacaaaaattagccaggtgtggtggcacacacctgtaatcccagctacttgggaggccaaggcaggagaatcgcttgaacccaggagatggaggttgcagtgagccgagatcgcaccactgcactccagcctgggcgacagaacgagattccatctcaaaaaaaaaaaaaaaaaggatttagatCATGTCCCCCTTCAACCTCTGGCTTTTCAGATTGAAGGATCCTTGAGGCCTGGCTTTATGTAGAAGCTCCTATCTCCTTTAATACAACAGTGCAGTGCAGTAGGCTGAGGCTTCAAATCAGCAATatgttttattgtcttttatcTGGGTTGTAACCAACAGCTTAAAGACCATTAGCCTGTACATATGTAATGTGCATTTATCCCCCAGTGCATTACCTTACAATTGTCCGTATTCCTCTCTCAATTCatccaaaaatatttgttaagcacctAGTGGGTAGCCAGCACCATGCTAGGTACTGTGGGGAACACAGAAGAAATGGAAGACAGAGCCTCTGCCCGCTGTGCTCCTATCTAGAAGTGGCTGCATCACAAGGTTGGGGGATGACTGCAGTGTCTACCCCATACCCCGTGAGTGGCTTGGGATCCCTTTGCTACATGTCAGTGGCATCGCAGACATTCAGCCCCTCCCAGACCCACCCAGCCTTGGGGATCTGCAAAGCCATGgttgggggaaggaaggagggggcgAGGAGACAGATGAAGGGACTTCATTGTCTCAGGTTCTGTGTGACTGACCCCATGAAAGGCCCTGGGGAGGGAGTCATGGGGCCCTGCTGACCTTCTACTGTCTGTGGGAACTCCTTTGTATAGAGGAGAGTTTTGACTGACGTCAACGTAGGTCTTGGTATTTTCTCTTTCCCCATTTTCAGGTGACTCGCCGGGCCCTATTCCCTGGAGATTCTGAGATTGACCAGCTCTTCCGGATCTTTCGGACTCTGGGGACCCCAGATGAGGTGGTGTGGCCAGGAGTTACTTCTATGCCTGATTACAAGCCAAGTTTCCCCAAGTGGGCCCGGCAAGATTTTAGTAAAGTTGTACCTCCCCTGGATGAAGATGGACGGAGCTTGTTATCGGTGAGAGTGGGCACCTGTTTTCCCTCATTCATTTCTCCCAGGGAAGGGCTTTTCCAGGATGAAGGAAGGATGAGACCCTGAAATCTGGGCCTCAGTATTTTGTTTCCCTGGTTCCTGCTCTCCCTGTTGGCACACTGATTCAGCTATGGGAGGATGGAAGTAAGAATTCCGCCTTGGGTAGAAGGAGTTCTGGTTTCCTAATTTCTGGGAACATCTGCTGCCCATTTAGTCCACTATCACATGATTGAAGTCAACATACATCTCTCCCTCTAGCAAATGCTGCACTACGATCCTAACAAGCGGATTTCGGCCAAGGCAGCCCTGGCTCACCCTTTCTTCCAGGATGTGACCAAGCCAGTACCCCATCTTCGACTCTGATAGCCTTCTCGAAGCCCCCAGCCCTAATCTCACCCTCTGCTCCAGTGTGGGCTTGACCTGGCTTGGCCTTGGGCTATTTGGACTCAGGTGGGCCCTCTGTTCTTGCCTTAAACACTCACCTTCTAGTCTTGGCCAGCCAACTCTGGGAATACAGGGGTGAAAGGGAGGAACCAGTGAAAATGAAAGGAAGTTTCAGTATTAGATGCACTTAAGTTAGCCTCCACCACCCTTTCCCCCTTCTCTTAGTTACTGCTGAAGAGggttgctataaaaaaaaaaaaaagaaaaaaaaaaaaaagccttcctaCATGTTAGATTTGCCGTACCAATCTCTGAATGCCCCATAATTATTATTTCCAGTGTTTGAGATGACCGGGATCCCAAGCCTCCTGCTGCCGCAATGTTTGTAAAGGCCAAATGATAGCAGGGGGCTAAGTTGGAACTTTTGAGAACCAAGTCAAACAAAACCACTGGGAGGAGTCTATTTTAAAGAATTCGGTTGAAAAAATAGATCCAATCAGTTTATACCCTGGTTAGTGTTCTGCCTCACCTAATAGGCTGGGAGACTCAAGACTCAGCCCGGGTGGGGCTGCAGAAAAATGATTGGCCCCAGTCCCCTTGTTTGTCCCTTCTACAGGCATGAGGAATTTGGGAGGCCCTGGGACAGGGATTGTGCTTCATTCCAATCTATTGCTTCACCATGGCCTTATGAGGCAGGTGAGAGATGTttgaatttttctcttccttttagtGTTCTTAGTTCTTCAGTTGCCAGGGATCCCTGATCCCATTTTCCTCTGAAGTCCACCTCCTACCCCATAGGAGTTGGAAATTAGGGTTTAGGCATCATTTTGAGAGTACTGACACTTTTTCAGGGCTGTGATTGAGTGAGGGCATgggcaaaaatatttctttaaaagaaggatgagcaattatatttatatttcaggtTATATCCCATAGTaaggttggcttttttttttttttttggttagagtGGGTGGATTTGTTGCCATGTGCACCTTCGGGTTTTGTAATGacagtgcttaaaaaaaaaaaagcatttttttttgtttatgatttGTTTCTGTCACCCTTGTCCTTGAGTGCTCTTGCTATTAACGTTATTTGTAATTTAGTTTgtagttcattaaaaaaatgtgcCTAGTTTTATAGTTCATCTCTTTCCTATTTACTGAAAGAATGGTGAGAAACagaatatgaatatgtatatgtgATCATTGATTTCGGACCCCTTTTCCTAATCTCTCTGTGCATGgctacccaccccaccccattttGGCTAGTGCTGACAGTGAACAAAGTGGTTATTATCGTTCCTATTTATGGCTGGGGAAACTGAAGTCTATATACTTCCTACTTTCTCCACACACCAGCAAACTTCCTTTCCCCCAGCcaacataccacacacacacaacacaccacatacacaccatatatgcacacacacacacccccatgcaCATACATAGCGGCAGGAAAAGGGCTCCCGGGGAATTTGCCTCTCGACACTGCATTTCCCAGTAAGCCcgccctttttcctttctgtttcataTCACAAACAGCAAagttttccaaatattattttatttacatttacatacGATTCTGAAAAAGCGTCTCCAAGCTACCACTTCTTGTAGTTGCCATTGTCTCACTCCAACAAAAAACATCTCAGACCGCCCGCCGGCCACCCCAAATACTCCTGTCCCCTGAAGCCTCACTAAAGGGAGGAAGCGCTGATGTCAGGGTTACTTAAATTCCCAGGCTCCGGATCCCTAGAAGAGGTATTTCCCTTTACGCCCGCGAATTTGTCATAGAAGGCGGGGCACTAGAGCCAGCCCCGGCCAAGTCCAGGGGGAGGGGCGAAGGTCAATAGCGGCCTTCCTAAGGCTCCCGTCAACCCCTCCTTGCCTGCCAGTCAAGTCCCGTATTTTCGTAGTACTGGTTAAAGTTTCACTTTGACCCGCCTCCATCACTCACCTGATTAGATGTTTATGAGTCAAAAGGCGGGGTCATGGGGTGTCGAGATTTTATTGGTGGATACATACGCCTGTCGGCACTGTACCGCCCCCTGTCTTCAGGAGCTTGCTCTTTAATGGCTCCTTACCTCGTCCATCTTCGAGGTTTCTCCCTTGCTATTGGTTTGTGGCCCCGCCTGTCGAGTCCCTTGCTCGTACTTGTTGGTGACAGCGCCCAAAGAGACCCGCCTTTCTCCAGAGGATTGGTGGATGGGTGCACATATAGCCCACCCCCGATGGTAGGCGGGTAATCGAGCTATTGGCTGGAGCCCCCGCCCCAGGgcgaggaggagaaggaggggcagGAGGGTTTGGTTGAGCTGCAGCTGTTTGTCTGTTCGACACAGGCTTGGGGCCGACGGGGGAGACGGAGCCCCAGGTACCGAGCTGATGGACCCCAAAGGGCAGGGGCGGAAGCGCCCAGGAGATGAGAGCAACCTGGCCTGAGAGCGGAGGCGGGTCTGGTCCTAA from Papio anubis isolate 15944 chromosome 9, Panubis1.0, whole genome shotgun sequence includes the following:
- the CDK2 gene encoding cyclin-dependent kinase 2 isoform X2, which gives rise to MENFQKVEKIGEGTYGVVYKARNKLTGEVVALKKIRLDTETEGVPSTAIREISLLKELNHPNIVKLLDVIHTENKLYLVFEFLHQDLKKFMDASALTGIPLPLIKSYLFQLLQGLAFCHSHRVLHRDLKPQNLLINTEGAIKLADFGLARAFGVPVRTYTHEVVTLWYRAPEILLGCKYYSTAVDIWSLGCIFAEMVTRRALFPGDSEIDQLFRIFRTLGTPDEVVWPGVTSMPDYKPSFPKWARQDFSKVVPPLDEDGRSLLSQMLHYDPNKRISAKAALAHPFFQDVTKPVPHLRL
- the CDK2 gene encoding cyclin-dependent kinase 2 isoform X1 — protein: MENFQKVEKIGEGTYGVVYKARNKLTGEVVALKKIRLDTETEGVPSTAIREISLLKELNHPNIVKLLDVIHTENKLYLVFEFLHQDLKKFMDASALTGIPLPLIKSYLFQLLQGLAFCHSHRVLHRDLKPQNLLINTEGAIKLADFGLARAFGVPVRTYTHEVVTLWYRAPEILLGCKYYSTAVDIWSLGCIFAEMHLVGSQHHARYCGEHRRNGRQSLCPLCSYLEVAASQGWGMTAVSTPYPVTRRALFPGDSEIDQLFRIFRTLGTPDEVVWPGVTSMPDYKPSFPKWARQDFSKVVPPLDEDGRSLLSQMLHYDPNKRISAKAALAHPFFQDVTKPVPHLRL